From a region of the Osmia lignaria lignaria isolate PbOS001 chromosome 10, iyOsmLign1, whole genome shotgun sequence genome:
- the LOC117611758 gene encoding neurotrimin isoform X3, translating into MAKGVSTRSHSLVKRFDGMYMGPYFDSNIPTNITAQLGSHAYLPCKVRQLGNKSVSWVRRRDSHILSVDRNMFIPDERFQALFVDASDTWTLQVKYVQARDEGEYECQISTDPKKSHIIKLNVVVPKIEIIGDRDMYVKTGSTVAIRCVIKQSLEGPFYVFWYHEGDRVLDYQLNKIDIQTEKIDHDTVSSLVIHKAKREDSGNYTCSPSSLDSASVQLHVLNGEHPAAIQRGISSAPGGCPTLWWLAGVVTLYSSHGSRLFVLALLILMVLYSKNPSYFAPER; encoded by the exons GGGTGAGCACAAGATCCCATTCGTTGGTGAAGAGGTTCGATGGGATGTACATGGGGCCGTACTTCGATTCAAACATCCCCACGAATATCACGGCTCAGCTCGGAAGTCATGCTTACTTGCCATGCAAAGTGCGACAGCTTGGTAATAAATCG GTGTCGTGGGTCAGAAGAAGGGACTCGCATATCCTCTCGGTAGATAGAAACATGTTCATCCCGGACGAAAGGTTCCAGGCGCTTTTCGTGGACGCGTCGGACACCTGGACCCTGCAGGTGAAGTACGTCCAGGCACGTGACGAAGGCGAGTACGAGTGCCAAATCTCGACCGACCCAAAAAAGAGTCACATCATCAAGCTCAACGTCGTCG TGCCAAAGATCGAGATCATAGGCGATCGCGACATGTACGTGAAGACCGGAAGCACAGTCGCCATACGATGCGTGATCAAGCAGTCCCTCGAAGGGCCGTTCTACGTTTTTTGGTACCACGAGGGCGATCGTGTTCTCGACTATCAATTGAACAAGATCGATATCCAAACGGAGAAGATCGATCACGACACGGTCAGCAGTCTCGTGATCCATAAGGCGAAGCGAGAGGACTCGGGCAATTACACCTGCAGCCCAAGCAGTTTGGACAGCGCGAGCGTGCAACTTCACGTGTTGAACG GCGAACATCCAGCCGCGATTCAAAGAGGGATCAGCTCGGCACCGGGTGGCTGTCCGACGCTCTGGTGGTTGGCTGGCGTCGTCACGCTGTATTCCAGTCACGGCAGCCGTCTGTTCGTCCTCGCTCTTCTGATCCTCATGGTACTCTATTCGAAGAATCCATCTTACTTCGCGCCGGAACGATAA
- the LOC117611758 gene encoding neurotrimin isoform X4: MRRSCYVNYYVLCLVCWILLGITGVSTRSHSLVKRFDGMYMGPYFDSNIPTNITAQLGSHAYLPCKVRQLGNKSVSWVRRRDSHILSVDRNMFIPDERFQALFVDASDTWTLQVKYVQARDEGEYECQISTDPKKSHIIKLNVVVPKIEIIGDRDMYVKTGSTVAIRCVIKQSLEGPFYVFWYHEGDRVLDYQLNKIDIQTEKIDHDTVSSLVIHKAKREDSGNYTCSPSSLDSASVQLHVLNDLDQAIQSKLNHNVHSVSLKKTLKEH; the protein is encoded by the exons GGGTGAGCACAAGATCCCATTCGTTGGTGAAGAGGTTCGATGGGATGTACATGGGGCCGTACTTCGATTCAAACATCCCCACGAATATCACGGCTCAGCTCGGAAGTCATGCTTACTTGCCATGCAAAGTGCGACAGCTTGGTAATAAATCG GTGTCGTGGGTCAGAAGAAGGGACTCGCATATCCTCTCGGTAGATAGAAACATGTTCATCCCGGACGAAAGGTTCCAGGCGCTTTTCGTGGACGCGTCGGACACCTGGACCCTGCAGGTGAAGTACGTCCAGGCACGTGACGAAGGCGAGTACGAGTGCCAAATCTCGACCGACCCAAAAAAGAGTCACATCATCAAGCTCAACGTCGTCG TGCCAAAGATCGAGATCATAGGCGATCGCGACATGTACGTGAAGACCGGAAGCACAGTCGCCATACGATGCGTGATCAAGCAGTCCCTCGAAGGGCCGTTCTACGTTTTTTGGTACCACGAGGGCGATCGTGTTCTCGACTATCAATTGAACAAGATCGATATCCAAACGGAGAAGATCGATCACGACACGGTCAGCAGTCTCGTGATCCATAAGGCGAAGCGAGAGGACTCGGGCAATTACACCTGCAGCCCAAGCAGTTTGGACAGCGCGAGCGTGCAACTTCACGTGTTGAACG ACCTTGATCAAGCTATACAATCAAAATTAAACCACAATGTACACAGCGTTTCGCTTAAAAAAACATTAAAAGAACATTAG
- the LOC117611758 gene encoding neurotrimin isoform X1, whose amino-acid sequence MRRSCYVNYYVLCLVCWILLGITGVSTRSHSLVKRFDGMYMGPYFDSNIPTNITAQLGSHAYLPCKVRQLGNKSVSWVRRRDSHILSVDRNMFIPDERFQALFVDASDTWTLQVKYVQARDEGEYECQISTDPKKSHIIKLNVVVPKIEIIGDRDMYVKTGSTVAIRCVIKQSLEGPFYVFWYHEGDRVLDYQLNKIDIQTEKIDHDTVSSLVIHKAKREDSGNYTCSPSSLDSASVQLHVLNGEHPAAIQRGISSAPGGCPTLWWLAGVVTLYSSHGSRLFVLALLILMVLYSKNPSYFAPER is encoded by the exons GGGTGAGCACAAGATCCCATTCGTTGGTGAAGAGGTTCGATGGGATGTACATGGGGCCGTACTTCGATTCAAACATCCCCACGAATATCACGGCTCAGCTCGGAAGTCATGCTTACTTGCCATGCAAAGTGCGACAGCTTGGTAATAAATCG GTGTCGTGGGTCAGAAGAAGGGACTCGCATATCCTCTCGGTAGATAGAAACATGTTCATCCCGGACGAAAGGTTCCAGGCGCTTTTCGTGGACGCGTCGGACACCTGGACCCTGCAGGTGAAGTACGTCCAGGCACGTGACGAAGGCGAGTACGAGTGCCAAATCTCGACCGACCCAAAAAAGAGTCACATCATCAAGCTCAACGTCGTCG TGCCAAAGATCGAGATCATAGGCGATCGCGACATGTACGTGAAGACCGGAAGCACAGTCGCCATACGATGCGTGATCAAGCAGTCCCTCGAAGGGCCGTTCTACGTTTTTTGGTACCACGAGGGCGATCGTGTTCTCGACTATCAATTGAACAAGATCGATATCCAAACGGAGAAGATCGATCACGACACGGTCAGCAGTCTCGTGATCCATAAGGCGAAGCGAGAGGACTCGGGCAATTACACCTGCAGCCCAAGCAGTTTGGACAGCGCGAGCGTGCAACTTCACGTGTTGAACG GCGAACATCCAGCCGCGATTCAAAGAGGGATCAGCTCGGCACCGGGTGGCTGTCCGACGCTCTGGTGGTTGGCTGGCGTCGTCACGCTGTATTCCAGTCACGGCAGCCGTCTGTTCGTCCTCGCTCTTCTGATCCTCATGGTACTCTATTCGAAGAATCCATCTTACTTCGCGCCGGAACGATAA
- the LOC117611758 gene encoding neurotrimin isoform X6 has product MYMGPYFDSNIPTNITAQLGSHAYLPCKVRQLGNKSVSWVRRRDSHILSVDRNMFIPDERFQALFVDASDTWTLQVKYVQARDEGEYECQISTDPKKSHIIKLNVVVPKIEIIGDRDMYVKTGSTVAIRCVIKQSLEGPFYVFWYHEGDRVLDYQLNKIDIQTEKIDHDTVSSLVIHKAKREDSGNYTCSPSSLDSASVQLHVLNGEHPAAIQRGISSAPGGCPTLWWLAGVVTLYSSHGSRLFVLALLILMVLYSKNPSYFAPER; this is encoded by the exons ATGTACATGGGGCCGTACTTCGATTCAAACATCCCCACGAATATCACGGCTCAGCTCGGAAGTCATGCTTACTTGCCATGCAAAGTGCGACAGCTTGGTAATAAATCG GTGTCGTGGGTCAGAAGAAGGGACTCGCATATCCTCTCGGTAGATAGAAACATGTTCATCCCGGACGAAAGGTTCCAGGCGCTTTTCGTGGACGCGTCGGACACCTGGACCCTGCAGGTGAAGTACGTCCAGGCACGTGACGAAGGCGAGTACGAGTGCCAAATCTCGACCGACCCAAAAAAGAGTCACATCATCAAGCTCAACGTCGTCG TGCCAAAGATCGAGATCATAGGCGATCGCGACATGTACGTGAAGACCGGAAGCACAGTCGCCATACGATGCGTGATCAAGCAGTCCCTCGAAGGGCCGTTCTACGTTTTTTGGTACCACGAGGGCGATCGTGTTCTCGACTATCAATTGAACAAGATCGATATCCAAACGGAGAAGATCGATCACGACACGGTCAGCAGTCTCGTGATCCATAAGGCGAAGCGAGAGGACTCGGGCAATTACACCTGCAGCCCAAGCAGTTTGGACAGCGCGAGCGTGCAACTTCACGTGTTGAACG GCGAACATCCAGCCGCGATTCAAAGAGGGATCAGCTCGGCACCGGGTGGCTGTCCGACGCTCTGGTGGTTGGCTGGCGTCGTCACGCTGTATTCCAGTCACGGCAGCCGTCTGTTCGTCCTCGCTCTTCTGATCCTCATGGTACTCTATTCGAAGAATCCATCTTACTTCGCGCCGGAACGATAA
- the LOC117611758 gene encoding neurotrimin isoform X2, whose amino-acid sequence MVRHTIKWIIKGVSTRSHSLVKRFDGMYMGPYFDSNIPTNITAQLGSHAYLPCKVRQLGNKSVSWVRRRDSHILSVDRNMFIPDERFQALFVDASDTWTLQVKYVQARDEGEYECQISTDPKKSHIIKLNVVVPKIEIIGDRDMYVKTGSTVAIRCVIKQSLEGPFYVFWYHEGDRVLDYQLNKIDIQTEKIDHDTVSSLVIHKAKREDSGNYTCSPSSLDSASVQLHVLNGEHPAAIQRGISSAPGGCPTLWWLAGVVTLYSSHGSRLFVLALLILMVLYSKNPSYFAPER is encoded by the exons GGGTGAGCACAAGATCCCATTCGTTGGTGAAGAGGTTCGATGGGATGTACATGGGGCCGTACTTCGATTCAAACATCCCCACGAATATCACGGCTCAGCTCGGAAGTCATGCTTACTTGCCATGCAAAGTGCGACAGCTTGGTAATAAATCG GTGTCGTGGGTCAGAAGAAGGGACTCGCATATCCTCTCGGTAGATAGAAACATGTTCATCCCGGACGAAAGGTTCCAGGCGCTTTTCGTGGACGCGTCGGACACCTGGACCCTGCAGGTGAAGTACGTCCAGGCACGTGACGAAGGCGAGTACGAGTGCCAAATCTCGACCGACCCAAAAAAGAGTCACATCATCAAGCTCAACGTCGTCG TGCCAAAGATCGAGATCATAGGCGATCGCGACATGTACGTGAAGACCGGAAGCACAGTCGCCATACGATGCGTGATCAAGCAGTCCCTCGAAGGGCCGTTCTACGTTTTTTGGTACCACGAGGGCGATCGTGTTCTCGACTATCAATTGAACAAGATCGATATCCAAACGGAGAAGATCGATCACGACACGGTCAGCAGTCTCGTGATCCATAAGGCGAAGCGAGAGGACTCGGGCAATTACACCTGCAGCCCAAGCAGTTTGGACAGCGCGAGCGTGCAACTTCACGTGTTGAACG GCGAACATCCAGCCGCGATTCAAAGAGGGATCAGCTCGGCACCGGGTGGCTGTCCGACGCTCTGGTGGTTGGCTGGCGTCGTCACGCTGTATTCCAGTCACGGCAGCCGTCTGTTCGTCCTCGCTCTTCTGATCCTCATGGTACTCTATTCGAAGAATCCATCTTACTTCGCGCCGGAACGATAA
- the LOC117611758 gene encoding neurotrimin isoform X5 has product MRRSCYVNYYVLCLVCWILLGITGVSTRSHSLVKRFDGMYMGPYFDSNIPTNITAQLGSHAYLPCKVRQLGNKSVSWVRRRDSHILSVDRNMFIPDERFQALFVDASDTWTLQVKYVQARDEGEYECQISTDPKKSHIIKLNVVVPKIEIIGDRDMYVKTGSTVAIRCVIKQSLEGPFYVFWYHEGDRVLDYQLNKIDIQTEKIDHDTVSSLVIHKAKREDSGNYTCSPSSLDSASVQLHVLNGQFSRLRRAGIVSNTDAKEGETREE; this is encoded by the exons GGGTGAGCACAAGATCCCATTCGTTGGTGAAGAGGTTCGATGGGATGTACATGGGGCCGTACTTCGATTCAAACATCCCCACGAATATCACGGCTCAGCTCGGAAGTCATGCTTACTTGCCATGCAAAGTGCGACAGCTTGGTAATAAATCG GTGTCGTGGGTCAGAAGAAGGGACTCGCATATCCTCTCGGTAGATAGAAACATGTTCATCCCGGACGAAAGGTTCCAGGCGCTTTTCGTGGACGCGTCGGACACCTGGACCCTGCAGGTGAAGTACGTCCAGGCACGTGACGAAGGCGAGTACGAGTGCCAAATCTCGACCGACCCAAAAAAGAGTCACATCATCAAGCTCAACGTCGTCG TGCCAAAGATCGAGATCATAGGCGATCGCGACATGTACGTGAAGACCGGAAGCACAGTCGCCATACGATGCGTGATCAAGCAGTCCCTCGAAGGGCCGTTCTACGTTTTTTGGTACCACGAGGGCGATCGTGTTCTCGACTATCAATTGAACAAGATCGATATCCAAACGGAGAAGATCGATCACGACACGGTCAGCAGTCTCGTGATCCATAAGGCGAAGCGAGAGGACTCGGGCAATTACACCTGCAGCCCAAGCAGTTTGGACAGCGCGAGCGTGCAACTTCACGTGTTGAACG GTCAGTTTTCAAGATTACGTCGAGCGGGTATTGTCTCGAATACAGACGCGAAAGAAGGAGAAACGAGAGAAGAATAG